A genomic window from Cotesia glomerata isolate CgM1 linkage group LG7, MPM_Cglom_v2.3, whole genome shotgun sequence includes:
- the LOC123268763 gene encoding uncharacterized protein LOC123268763 isoform X1 — protein sequence MEATKDIVKVWKSLRERRGILSLPDSKPGRPLSEDVKSKVLKFYVDDETSINMPGMKDFVSVRNNEGVREHIQKRLILSNLKELYELFKLEYPDCKVGFSMFASLRPKYCVLAGSGDTHTVCVCSIHQNVKLMILGSNLRKLTSDLPSPLIEYNDCLKMIVFQNSSLECYFGKCKNCPGIDVLENFLNEIFEENNIDELTYQCWISKPRTTLETLTVVSSEFISDFCEKITELLPHYFIAKSQARFMKSLKESLGTDEFLVVCDFA from the exons ATGGAAGCAACAAAGGATATTGTCAAAGTCTGGAAGTCTCTGAGAGAACGACGTGGAATATTATCATTACCAGATTCAAAACCAG GCCGACCTCTATCTGAAGATGTTAAATCAAAGGTATTGAAGTTCTATGTTGATGATGAAACGAGTATTAATATGCCAGGCATGAAAGACTTCGTTTCTGTTAGAAACAATGAAGGCGTACGTGAGCACATTCAAAAAAGgcttattttatcaaatttaaaagaGTTATATGAGCTATTTAAATTGGAGTATCCTGACTGTAAAGTTGGATTTTCCATGTTTGCATCATTGCGCCCTAAGTATTGTGTACTAGCAGGATCCGGTGATACACATACTGTGTGTGTATGTTCAATCCACCAAAACGTAAAACTCATGATACTAG GTTCCAATTTACGAAAATTGACAAGTGATCTTCCGTCACctttaattgaatataatgattgtttaaaaatgattgtttTTCAGAATTCATCTTTAGAGTGCTATTTTGGCAAGTGTAAAAACTGTCCAGGAATCGATGTactcgaaaattttttgaacgagatttttgaagaaaataatatcGATGAATTGACGTATCAATGTTGGATTTCAAAACCGCGGACAACGCTTGAAACTTTAACGGTAGTTTCATCAGAATTCATCAGTGACTTTTGCGAAAAAATTACGGAACTTTTGCCTCATTATTTTATTGCGAAATCGCAAGCAAGATTCATGAAATCTCTTAAAGAGTCTCTTGGAACCGATGAATTTCTTGTAGTTTGTGATTTTGCGTAG
- the LOC123268763 gene encoding uncharacterized protein LOC123268763 isoform X3 yields the protein MEATKDIVKVWKSLRERRGILSLPDSKPGRPLSEDVKSKVLKFYVDDETSINMPGMKDFVSVRNNEGVREHIQKRLILSNLKELYELFKLEYPDCKVGFSMFASLRPKYCVLAGSGDTHTVCVCSIHQNVKLMILEFIFRVLFWQV from the exons ATGGAAGCAACAAAGGATATTGTCAAAGTCTGGAAGTCTCTGAGAGAACGACGTGGAATATTATCATTACCAGATTCAAAACCAG GCCGACCTCTATCTGAAGATGTTAAATCAAAGGTATTGAAGTTCTATGTTGATGATGAAACGAGTATTAATATGCCAGGCATGAAAGACTTCGTTTCTGTTAGAAACAATGAAGGCGTACGTGAGCACATTCAAAAAAGgcttattttatcaaatttaaaagaGTTATATGAGCTATTTAAATTGGAGTATCCTGACTGTAAAGTTGGATTTTCCATGTTTGCATCATTGCGCCCTAAGTATTGTGTACTAGCAGGATCCGGTGATACACATACTGTGTGTGTATGTTCAATCCACCAAAACGTAAAACTCATGATACTAG AATTCATCTTTAGAGTGCTATTTTGGCAAGTGTAA
- the LOC123268763 gene encoding uncharacterized protein LOC123268763 isoform X2 encodes MSTFKKFNVCCNPFNLNNHVVKNSLRLASINLQLKFNIDSADYLCTACRKKLNLSLNEEKTEEQDNGKTISASSSDDATSDIEEIDAVGELLDRTLSGITSLSSPSTFWSSSHSQLSINTQLPVINNAFQFLNQSPIDNENLSNQKYLEQKILNVPIYEN; translated from the exons ATGTcaactttcaaaaaattcaatgtgTGCTGTAATCCATTTAACTTAAATAATCACGTAGTGAAGAACTCTTTGAGGTTAGCGTCTATAAATTTACAACTGAAGTTCAATATTGATAGTGCCGATTATCTATGTACAGCTTGTCggaaaaaattgaatcttagtttaaatgaagaaaaaacaGAAGAACAAGACAACGGAAAAACAATATCTGCAAGTAGTAGTGACGATGCTACTTCTGATATTGAGGAGATAGATGCAGTTGGAGAACTTCTCGACCGAACTTTGTCAg gaataACTTCATTATCCAGTCCATCGACATTTTGGAGTAGTAGTCATTCTCAACTGAGTATCAATACACAATTACCTGTCATCAACAATGCCttccaatttttaaatcagTCTCCTAtcgataatgaaaatttaagtaatcaGAAATATTTAGAACAAAAGATTCTTAAC GTTCCAATTTACGAAAATTGA